In Dysgonomonadaceae bacterium zrk40, one genomic interval encodes:
- a CDS encoding energy transducer TonB has protein sequence MEITREKIGGIAGTIIFAILLLLILMFSYFTLSTPTEELEGIPVMFGSVEDAYGAAEPPMSEPTPLPAQQPEPPANTPEEPLITQTNEPTIDIEAQREESERQARLAAEQRAREEAERRRREEEARKREINQQMSGLFGESTESRGNTEGSGTQGVTTGNATQGSPTGTGGIGEFNLDGRSLGSGGLVQPRYTVNDEGTVVINITVDPSGNVTHAEIGKGTKLPNAALLKEALEAARSTKFNAITSMNNQQGTITYRFRLK, from the coding sequence ATGGAGATAACCAGAGAGAAAATAGGAGGAATTGCAGGAACAATCATTTTTGCCATATTGCTCCTGCTGATCCTGATGTTCTCCTACTTCACACTCAGCACCCCAACGGAGGAGCTGGAAGGGATCCCGGTGATGTTCGGCAGTGTGGAGGATGCCTACGGGGCGGCCGAGCCTCCCATGAGTGAACCTACACCCCTGCCCGCGCAACAACCTGAGCCTCCGGCGAACACCCCCGAGGAACCGTTAATCACCCAAACCAACGAGCCTACCATCGATATTGAGGCACAACGTGAGGAGAGTGAGCGACAGGCCCGCCTGGCCGCCGAACAACGCGCACGCGAGGAGGCAGAACGAAGACGCCGCGAAGAGGAGGCCCGTAAACGGGAAATTAACCAACAAATGTCGGGACTCTTCGGCGAGAGCACCGAAAGCCGTGGCAACACCGAGGGGAGCGGCACACAGGGTGTCACCACAGGTAACGCCACACAAGGCTCACCCACAGGTACCGGCGGCATCGGAGAATTCAACCTAGATGGCCGTTCACTGGGCAGCGGAGGGTTGGTGCAACCACGATACACCGTGAACGATGAAGGTACGGTGGTCATCAATATCACCGTTGATCCCTCAGGGAATGTCACACATGCAGAGATCGGCAAGGGCACCAAATTACCCAATGCCGCCCTGCTCAAAGAAGCGCTCGAGGCGGCAAGGAGCACCAAGTTCAATGCCATCACCTCGATGAACAACCAGCAGGGAACCATCACCTATCGGTTTAGACTTAAATAA
- a CDS encoding biopolymer transporter ExbD: MALKQRFNIESNFSLASMTDVIFLLLIFFMITSTIVVPNAIQVLLPRSQQQAQAKPITRVTIDKDLNYYVANANERERQVPFEAITPFLQSVYSAEPDIFVALYADESVPYKEIVRILDIANQNRFKMVLMTRPN; the protein is encoded by the coding sequence ATGGCATTAAAACAACGATTTAACATAGAATCGAATTTCAGCCTGGCATCGATGACCGATGTGATTTTCCTGTTGCTGATTTTCTTCATGATCACCTCGACCATCGTAGTGCCCAACGCCATACAGGTGTTGCTGCCACGGTCGCAGCAACAGGCACAGGCCAAGCCTATCACCCGGGTAACCATCGACAAGGATCTGAACTACTATGTGGCCAACGCCAACGAACGTGAACGACAGGTGCCCTTTGAAGCGATCACCCCGTTCCTGCAATCGGTATACAGTGCCGAACCGGATATCTTCGTAGCGCTCTACGCCGATGAGAGCGTTCCCTACAAGGAGATTGTCCGCATCCTGGACATTGCCAACCAGAACCGGTTCAAGATGGTACTGATGACAAGACCCAACTGA
- a CDS encoding MotA/TolQ/ExbB proton channel family protein, whose amino-acid sequence MNLLQIPSPADSLQTIYNTMQQTAAAEEMASQMNAFDLALKGGWIMIVLLVLLLMTIYVLIERTLVINKAGREDNSFMNRIKDYIHDGKIDAALNLCRNTDTPSARMVEKGISRLGRPMGDVMSAIENQGNIEISKLEKGIPVLATSASGAPMVGFLGTVTGMVKAFMSMAGAGANVDVNILSTGIYEALVTTVGGLIVGIIALFAYNYLSTRIKGIVNRLEMRIMEFMDILNEPAV is encoded by the coding sequence ATGAATCTTTTACAAATACCCTCGCCGGCAGACAGCCTACAGACAATCTACAACACCATGCAGCAAACAGCCGCTGCGGAAGAGATGGCTTCACAGATGAACGCATTCGACCTGGCACTGAAAGGTGGATGGATCATGATCGTTCTGCTGGTGCTGTTGTTGATGACCATCTATGTGCTGATTGAACGAACACTGGTGATCAACAAGGCCGGCAGAGAGGACAACTCTTTTATGAACCGTATCAAGGATTACATCCATGACGGCAAGATCGACGCAGCGCTCAACCTCTGCCGCAACACTGACACCCCCTCTGCCAGGATGGTGGAGAAAGGGATCTCCCGGCTGGGACGCCCCATGGGAGATGTGATGTCGGCCATTGAGAACCAGGGCAACATCGAGATCTCCAAACTGGAAAAAGGGATCCCGGTGCTGGCCACCTCCGCCTCGGGTGCCCCCATGGTGGGTTTCCTCGGAACAGTGACAGGCATGGTGAAAGCTTTTATGAGCATGGCAGGTGCCGGCGCCAACGTAGATGTGAACATCCTCTCCACCGGAATCTACGAAGCACTGGTCACCACCGTGGGTGGTCTGATTGTGGGTATCATCGCCCTCTTTGCCTACAACTACCTCTCCACGCGAATCAAGGGTATCGTCAACAGGCTTGAGATGCGGATTATGGAGTTCATGGATATCCTCAACGAACCGGCGGTATAA
- a CDS encoding pyridoxine 5'-phosphate synthase — protein MTKLSVNVNKVATLRNARGGNIPDLVQVAVDCQHFGAEGITVHPRPDQRHIRYSDVFDLQAKVFTEFNIEGNPTPEFINLIRKIRPAQVTLVPDAHDAITSDAGWDTVNHKEFLSDIISEFQSMGVRTSIFVDPDPEMIRMASQIGTDRIELYTGPYAMQFPIDREKAVAPFVEAATLAKSLGLGINAGHDLNLDNLRYLWQQIPWLKEVSIGHSLISDALYMGLKETIKAYKNCLKEDPDVL, from the coding sequence ATGACGAAGTTAAGCGTTAATGTAAACAAGGTGGCCACGCTGCGAAACGCACGCGGGGGCAATATTCCTGACCTGGTACAAGTGGCTGTTGACTGTCAGCATTTTGGAGCTGAAGGCATCACGGTACATCCCCGCCCCGATCAACGACACATCCGCTACAGCGATGTGTTTGACCTGCAGGCGAAGGTTTTTACGGAGTTCAATATCGAAGGCAATCCCACCCCAGAGTTCATCAACCTGATCAGAAAAATCAGACCGGCGCAGGTGACCCTCGTACCTGATGCCCATGATGCCATCACTTCCGATGCCGGTTGGGACACTGTCAACCATAAAGAATTCCTGAGCGATATCATCAGCGAGTTTCAGTCCATGGGTGTACGCACCTCAATCTTCGTGGATCCCGATCCGGAGATGATTCGAATGGCATCACAGATCGGCACCGATCGCATCGAACTATACACCGGCCCATACGCCATGCAATTTCCGATTGACAGGGAGAAGGCGGTGGCTCCTTTTGTGGAAGCAGCTACACTGGCGAAGAGCCTGGGATTGGGCATCAATGCCGGTCATGACCTGAATCTCGACAACCTCCGTTACCTCTGGCAGCAGATCCCCTGGCTGAAGGAGGTCTCCATCGGCCACTCACTGATCAGTGATGCACTCTACATGGGACTCAAAGAAACGATAAAAGCCTATAAAAATTGTTTAAAAGAGGATCCGGATGTGTTATGA
- a CDS encoding NAD kinase: MKFALFGSIFPDRTARAEEQIGGVCLSIIRCGGELYLPESFFYTLPGHIQSRIGPFCELVDTLPPVDMVLSVGGDGTFLRTAATVGNTGVPVLGINTGRLGFLAAINYSDVDETLQEVMRNDYKVEERSLLKLTTDETFPPDDFNAHALNEVAILKQDTASMLTIHAYINNDYLTSYQADGLVVATPSGSTAYSLSIGGSILGPTTPSLILSAIAPHNLTSRSLVVDDSSLISLKVESRSHMFLVSVDGQSRVLEETVSIQVRKADYRLRVVKRVGHTFYETLRDKLMWGADLRKQD, from the coding sequence ATGAAGTTTGCTTTATTCGGCAGTATATTTCCCGACCGGACTGCCAGAGCAGAAGAACAGATCGGCGGGGTATGCCTCTCCATTATTCGGTGTGGAGGAGAACTATATCTGCCGGAGAGCTTTTTTTACACCCTGCCGGGACACATACAATCCCGCATAGGACCCTTCTGTGAGCTGGTGGATACATTGCCTCCTGTAGACATGGTATTGAGTGTGGGTGGTGATGGTACCTTTCTGCGTACAGCCGCAACAGTGGGCAACACGGGGGTCCCTGTACTGGGTATCAACACCGGACGACTTGGGTTTCTTGCAGCTATCAATTATTCGGATGTGGATGAAACATTGCAGGAGGTGATGCGCAACGATTACAAGGTGGAGGAGCGTTCTCTCCTGAAACTGACAACCGATGAGACCTTTCCTCCGGATGATTTCAATGCACATGCCCTCAATGAGGTGGCAATTCTAAAGCAGGATACCGCCTCGATGCTCACCATCCATGCCTATATCAACAACGATTATCTAACCTCCTATCAAGCCGATGGACTGGTGGTTGCCACCCCTTCCGGTTCAACTGCCTATTCACTCAGTATCGGAGGCTCCATCCTCGGCCCCACAACCCCCAGTCTGATCCTTTCGGCGATTGCTCCGCACAACCTCACCTCCCGCTCGTTGGTGGTAGACGATAGCAGTCTGATCTCACTAAAGGTGGAGAGTCGCAGCCACATGTTCCTTGTATCTGTCGACGGCCAGTCGCGCGTGCTGGAAGAAACGGTTAGTATTCAGGTGCGCAAAGCTGATTACAGACTACGAGTGGTCAAGCGCGTAGGTCACACATTTTATGAAACATTGCGTGACAAACTGATGTGGGGGGCTGATCTCAGGAAACAGGACTGA
- a CDS encoding sodium ion-translocating decarboxylase subunit beta, with protein MGLEQLLPAIAGMTWQHLVMIGVGVLLIYLAIARKYEPTLLLPMGFGAILVNIPLSSALTQIDPATGEAVEGVLNVFFQAGIATEIFPLLIFIAIGAMIDFSPLFRNPSLLLFGAAAQFGIFLTMLFASLLGYDLREAASIGIIGAADGPTSIVVASRFAPSLLGPISVAAYSYMALVPIIQPPVIRMLTSRKERLIRMTGNNSKKISKQALIAFPIVVTIVAGIIAPSSLSLIGFLMFGNLVRECGVLNKLSLSAQNELASLVTLLLGITIASTMTADRFIRVDTLIIIALGLFAFVFDTFGGVIFAKFLNLFRKEGNKFNPMIGACGISAFPMSARVIHQMGQKEDPFNYLLMPAISANVGGQIGSVVAGGIILTLVPFFA; from the coding sequence ATGGGCCTGGAACAGTTGTTGCCTGCCATTGCAGGCATGACCTGGCAACATTTGGTCATGATAGGTGTAGGAGTACTCCTCATCTATCTGGCCATCGCCAGGAAATATGAGCCGACATTGCTCCTGCCAATGGGGTTTGGTGCCATCCTGGTGAACATCCCTCTCTCGTCGGCCCTCACTCAGATTGACCCGGCTACTGGTGAAGCGGTGGAGGGGGTACTCAATGTTTTCTTTCAGGCGGGTATCGCCACTGAGATCTTCCCCTTGCTGATTTTCATCGCCATAGGGGCGATGATCGACTTCTCTCCCCTCTTTCGCAACCCTTCCCTGCTGTTGTTTGGTGCTGCCGCTCAGTTTGGGATCTTCCTCACCATGCTTTTTGCCTCCCTGCTGGGATATGACCTGCGTGAAGCAGCTTCCATCGGCATCATCGGTGCTGCAGATGGACCTACCTCGATTGTGGTGGCCTCCCGTTTTGCGCCATCACTGTTGGGTCCCATATCCGTGGCTGCATACTCCTATATGGCCCTGGTGCCGATCATTCAACCGCCCGTGATCCGGATGCTTACATCCCGCAAGGAGAGGCTGATCCGCATGACAGGTAATAACAGCAAGAAGATCTCGAAGCAAGCGTTGATTGCTTTCCCGATTGTAGTCACCATCGTGGCAGGCATCATCGCCCCCTCCTCGCTATCGTTGATCGGCTTCCTGATGTTTGGCAACCTGGTGCGTGAATGCGGTGTACTCAACAAGCTCTCCCTCTCGGCACAAAATGAGTTGGCGAGCCTGGTGACACTACTCCTGGGCATCACCATCGCCAGCACCATGACTGCTGATCGCTTTATCAGGGTAGATACGCTAATCATCATCGCACTGGGACTCTTTGCCTTCGTCTTTGACACCTTTGGCGGGGTGATTTTCGCCAAGTTCCTGAATCTCTTCCGCAAAGAAGGGAACAAATTTAATCCGATGATCGGAGCCTGCGGTATTTCTGCCTTTCCCATGTCGGCACGGGTGATACACCAGATGGGACAGAAGGAGGACCCCTTCAACTACCTGCTGATGCCGGCAATCAGTGCCAATGTAGGTGGACAGATAGGTTCAGTGGTGGCAGGCGGTATTATCCTGACACTGGTTCCCTTTTTCGCTTAA
- a CDS encoding sodium ion-translocating decarboxylase subunit beta gives MNTLISLTDNLRTFWSYTGFYNAEPGHLIMILIGLVFIYLAITKEYEPLLLIPIGFGILMGNIPFNEAANLQIGIYEEGSVLNILYQGVAQGWYPPLIFLGIGAMTDFSALIANPKLILIGAAAQFGIFGAYIIALQMGFAPNEAGAIGIIGGADGPTAIFTTSKLAPHLLGAVAISAYSYMALVPVIQPPFMRLFTSKQERVIKMKTPRVVSQTEKILFPIMGMLLTTFLVPSGLPLLGMLFFGNLLKESGVTRRLAETARGPLVDTITILLGFTVGASTQATTFLRVESVKVFAIGALSFVIATCTGLLFVKFLNLFLSKEKKINPLIGNAGVSAVPDAARISQSLGLEYDPSNYLLMHAMGPNVAGVIGSAVAAGIMLGFLY, from the coding sequence ATGAATACATTAATCTCATTAACTGACAACCTGCGCACCTTCTGGAGCTATACCGGGTTCTACAACGCGGAACCGGGACACCTCATCATGATCCTGATCGGCTTGGTTTTTATCTACCTGGCCATCACCAAGGAGTATGAACCGTTGCTGCTGATTCCCATTGGCTTCGGTATTCTGATGGGAAACATACCCTTCAACGAGGCAGCCAACCTGCAGATCGGCATCTACGAAGAGGGATCGGTGCTCAACATCCTCTATCAGGGTGTAGCCCAAGGATGGTATCCACCGCTTATCTTCCTGGGTATCGGGGCTATGACCGACTTCTCCGCACTGATTGCCAACCCGAAGCTGATCCTGATCGGTGCCGCGGCACAGTTTGGAATCTTCGGTGCCTATATCATTGCCCTTCAGATGGGATTTGCTCCCAACGAAGCAGGCGCGATTGGCATCATTGGTGGCGCTGACGGACCAACCGCCATCTTCACCACCTCGAAGTTGGCACCCCACTTGCTGGGGGCTGTAGCCATCTCGGCATACTCCTACATGGCGCTGGTGCCGGTGATCCAGCCTCCTTTCATGCGACTCTTCACCAGCAAGCAAGAGCGGGTAATCAAGATGAAAACGCCTCGTGTGGTGTCACAGACCGAAAAGATCCTTTTCCCGATCATGGGTATGTTACTCACCACTTTCCTGGTACCCTCCGGTCTACCATTGCTGGGGATGCTCTTCTTCGGCAATCTGCTGAAAGAGTCAGGTGTTACCCGTCGTCTGGCAGAAACAGCCCGCGGACCGCTGGTTGATACCATCACCATCCTGCTGGGCTTCACCGTGGGTGCTTCTACGCAAGCTACCACCTTCCTGCGTGTAGAGTCTGTGAAAGTGTTTGCCATCGGTGCGCTCTCCTTTGTGATTGCCACCTGTACGGGACTGCTCTTTGTGAAGTTCCTGAACCTCTTCCTCTCGAAGGAGAAGAAGATCAACCCGCTGATCGGTAACGCAGGGGTTTCTGCTGTTCCCGATGCTGCCCGTATTTCACAGTCACTTGGGCTGGAATATGATCCTTCCAACTACCTGCTGATGCATGCCATGGGCCCCAATGTGGCCGGTGTGATTGGTTCAGCGGTGGCGGCCGGTATCATGCTGGGCTTCCTCTATTGA
- a CDS encoding acetyl-CoA carboxylase biotin carboxyl carrier protein subunit: protein MKEFNYKINGTPYRVVVNKSDSEIVELEVNGTPFTVELAQKKKKSLAGVKRPSTVSSPTPQSSSTPLVTKPSVAAGKSSVQSPLPGVILDLRCKVGDSVKKGQTLMILEAMKMENNILANKNGKVTEILVQKGDSVLEGADLVVIE, encoded by the coding sequence ATGAAAGAATTCAACTATAAAATCAACGGTACCCCCTACAGAGTGGTGGTCAACAAATCAGACAGCGAGATTGTAGAGCTGGAGGTAAACGGCACCCCTTTTACCGTTGAGCTCGCACAGAAAAAGAAAAAATCCCTGGCGGGAGTGAAACGACCTAGTACAGTAAGCTCACCTACCCCACAGAGCTCCTCCACGCCGCTGGTGACCAAGCCGAGCGTTGCCGCTGGCAAGAGTTCGGTACAATCACCATTGCCGGGTGTCATCCTGGATCTCCGCTGTAAGGTGGGTGATTCGGTAAAGAAGGGACAAACCCTGATGATTCTCGAGGCGATGAAGATGGAGAACAACATCCTGGCCAACAAGAACGGTAAAGTAACCGAAATTCTTGTGCAAAAAGGTGATTCGGTGCTCGAGGGCGCGGATCTGGTAGTAATCGAATAA
- a CDS encoding OadG family protein has product MRVIKQIIFLFATVALLSGCSSKVKNPEWVINEVMVVNESSFMDGYGQRHAWIEIYNNTAKTMDLGGRYLSNDPNNPKKYAIPRGDVLTRVKPHQHALFFADEKPINGTFHLNFLLDPAKENWIGLYDNDGKTLLDEITVPAGMLADQTFGYDQDGFKYNEEGTHTAQLLERVTPSSNNAILEENPKVKYLKENDADGGLLTFTSMLVVFLGLIALYFFFKLSGNIAKSMTQKKVAKSGTLSAARSQSHLSGEVLAAISAAIHELKEDQHDIESTILTIHQVKRNFSPWSTKRQSMRELPR; this is encoded by the coding sequence ATGAGAGTTATCAAACAAATAATATTTCTTTTTGCTACGGTGGCATTGCTCAGCGGCTGCTCCTCCAAGGTGAAAAACCCGGAATGGGTGATCAACGAGGTGATGGTTGTCAATGAGAGCAGTTTCATGGACGGTTATGGCCAGCGCCATGCCTGGATCGAGATCTACAACAATACCGCCAAGACGATGGACTTAGGGGGTCGTTATTTAAGCAACGATCCTAATAATCCAAAAAAATATGCAATCCCACGCGGAGATGTGCTCACCCGTGTAAAACCACATCAACATGCACTCTTCTTTGCTGATGAGAAACCTATAAACGGCACCTTCCATCTCAATTTCCTACTTGACCCAGCAAAAGAGAACTGGATTGGACTCTATGACAATGATGGCAAGACACTGCTCGATGAGATCACTGTCCCCGCCGGCATGCTGGCCGACCAGACCTTCGGGTATGACCAGGATGGATTCAAGTATAATGAAGAAGGCACTCACACAGCTCAGTTACTGGAACGTGTGACCCCCAGCAGCAACAACGCCATTCTGGAGGAGAACCCCAAAGTAAAGTATCTGAAAGAGAATGATGCCGATGGAGGACTGCTGACCTTCACATCGATGCTGGTGGTATTCCTGGGGCTTATCGCACTCTATTTCTTCTTCAAGCTCTCCGGCAATATTGCCAAGAGTATGACCCAAAAGAAAGTGGCAAAGAGCGGTACCCTATCAGCTGCCCGCAGCCAGTCGCACCTTTCGGGTGAAGTGCTGGCAGCCATCTCGGCAGCTATTCATGAGCTGAAGGAAGATCAGCATGATATTGAGTCTACCATCCTCACCATCCATCAGGTGAAACGCAACTTCTCACCCTGGAGTACCAAACGTCAATCGATGCGGGAATTACCCAGATAA
- a CDS encoding acyl-CoA carboxylase subunit beta has protein sequence MSNQLEKVKELIQLREKARIGGGEKRIESQHLKGKYTARERIAMLLDEGSFEEFDMFVEHRCYNFGMEKTKFLGDGVVTGYGTIEGRLIYIFAQDFTVSGGSLSEMHAQKICKVMDQAMKMGAPLIGINDSGGARIQEGVNALAGYAEIFQRNILASGVIPQISGIFGPCAGGSVYSPALTDFIIMSQGTSYMFLTGPKVVKSVTGEDVTQEQLGGASVHSSKSGVSQFQVQTEEDGMKLIRKLLSYIPQNNLEEAPLYPNDDPIDRLEDGLNDIIPDSPNKPYDMYEVIGALIDNGEFLEVHADYAKNIIVGFARMNGQSVGIVANQPKFLAGVLDINASRKAARFVRFCDAFNIPLVTLVDVPGFLPGTGQEYGGVITHGAKLLYAYGEATVPKVTVTLRKSYGGAHIVMSCKQLRGDINYAWPTAEIAVMGAEGAVEVLYSKEIGAEKDTEKLAELVNEKKKEYNDLFTNPYVAARYGYIDDVIEPRNTRFRVIRALQQLQTKKLQNPPKKHDNLPL, from the coding sequence ATGAGCAACCAACTCGAGAAAGTAAAAGAGCTTATCCAACTACGCGAAAAAGCACGCATAGGCGGGGGTGAGAAGAGAATCGAATCACAACACCTGAAAGGCAAATATACGGCACGCGAACGAATTGCCATGCTGCTTGACGAAGGCAGCTTCGAAGAGTTCGACATGTTCGTGGAACATCGCTGCTACAATTTCGGCATGGAAAAAACCAAATTCCTTGGCGATGGCGTTGTAACCGGTTACGGCACTATTGAAGGACGCCTGATATACATCTTCGCACAGGATTTCACCGTCTCCGGTGGATCCCTCTCAGAGATGCATGCACAAAAGATCTGTAAGGTAATGGACCAGGCCATGAAGATGGGAGCCCCCCTGATCGGAATCAACGACTCGGGTGGAGCCCGCATCCAGGAAGGGGTGAATGCCCTGGCAGGCTATGCAGAGATCTTCCAACGCAACATCCTGGCATCGGGAGTGATTCCTCAGATCTCCGGCATCTTCGGCCCCTGTGCCGGTGGTTCGGTTTATTCACCGGCTCTCACCGACTTCATCATCATGAGCCAGGGCACCTCCTACATGTTTCTTACCGGTCCCAAGGTAGTAAAATCAGTCACCGGCGAAGATGTGACCCAGGAGCAGCTGGGTGGCGCCTCTGTACACTCTTCAAAATCGGGCGTATCACAGTTTCAGGTACAGACCGAAGAGGATGGCATGAAGCTGATCCGAAAGTTGCTCAGCTATATCCCCCAGAACAACCTGGAAGAAGCACCGCTATACCCCAACGATGATCCCATCGATCGTCTCGAAGATGGATTGAACGATATTATCCCCGACAGCCCCAACAAACCCTATGACATGTATGAGGTGATTGGTGCACTCATCGACAATGGTGAGTTCCTCGAGGTGCATGCCGACTATGCCAAGAACATCATCGTCGGTTTTGCCCGCATGAACGGTCAGTCGGTGGGAATCGTGGCCAACCAGCCCAAGTTCCTTGCAGGTGTCCTCGACATCAATGCTTCCCGTAAAGCTGCCCGTTTTGTACGCTTTTGCGATGCCTTCAACATCCCTCTGGTAACGTTGGTAGACGTGCCCGGCTTCCTTCCCGGAACCGGTCAGGAGTACGGTGGTGTGATTACCCACGGCGCCAAGCTGCTTTACGCATACGGCGAAGCCACCGTACCCAAAGTGACCGTCACACTGCGTAAGTCCTACGGAGGAGCCCATATCGTTATGAGCTGCAAACAGCTTCGTGGTGACATCAACTATGCCTGGCCTACTGCCGAGATCGCGGTAATGGGAGCTGAAGGGGCAGTGGAAGTGCTCTACAGCAAGGAGATTGGCGCTGAAAAAGATACGGAGAAACTGGCTGAATTGGTGAACGAAAAAAAGAAAGAGTACAACGACCTCTTCACCAATCCATATGTGGCAGCACGTTATGGATACATCGATGATGTGATCGAACCGCGCAACACCCGTTTCCGGGTTATCCGTGCACTGCAGCAGCTGCAGACCAAGAAACTGCAGAACCCGCCCAAGAAGCACGACAATTTACCACTTTAA
- the mce gene encoding methylmalonyl-CoA epimerase → MEITHIEHIGIAVKSIEEQLPYYEGILGLKCYNIETVEDQKVKTAFFMVGQTKIELLEPTSEESTIAKFIEKRGEGIHHIAYATKNLGESLKEMESKGVRLIDQQPRGGAEGLNIAFLHPKSTGSVLTELCEHPE, encoded by the coding sequence ATGGAAATAACACACATTGAACACATCGGCATCGCAGTGAAGAGCATTGAAGAACAACTGCCCTATTACGAAGGGATTCTGGGATTGAAATGCTACAACATTGAGACAGTGGAAGATCAGAAGGTAAAAACAGCCTTTTTCATGGTCGGCCAGACTAAGATAGAGTTGCTGGAACCAACCAGTGAAGAGAGTACCATTGCCAAGTTCATCGAAAAAAGAGGTGAAGGGATCCACCACATCGCCTATGCCACCAAGAACCTTGGAGAGTCTTTGAAGGAGATGGAATCCAAAGGGGTGCGCCTGATTGATCAGCAACCGCGCGGAGGTGCTGAGGGGCTCAACATTGCCTTCCTGCACCCAAAATCTACCGGCAGCGTGCTGACCGAGCTGTGCGAACATCCTGAATAA
- the pfkA gene encoding 6-phosphofructokinase — translation MESHIKSVGVLTSGGDAPGMNAAIRAVTRAGISNGMRVYGIYRGYKGLITDEIVEFKTNSVSNIIQQGGTILKTARSLEFMTEEGRKIAYENMQKHGIDALVVIGGDGSLTGASIFANEFNIPVVGLPGTIDNDLNGTDTTIGYDTALNTIMESMDKIRDTATSHERLFFVEVMGRNCGYLALNSAIASGAEAAIIPEISIEKDQLGELIEQGFRKSKSSSMVLVTESEVTGGAMKLAQRVKKEYPQYDVRVSILGHLQRGGSPTAQDRILASRMGIAAIQALLEHQRNVMIGIRENEIDYVPFKRAIRKEREISEELLEVLRISSI, via the coding sequence ATGGAGTCACATATCAAAAGCGTAGGGGTTCTCACTTCCGGAGGTGACGCCCCGGGTATGAACGCAGCCATTCGCGCAGTCACCCGCGCCGGCATTTCAAACGGAATGCGTGTTTACGGCATCTATAGAGGTTACAAGGGCCTCATCACAGATGAGATTGTTGAATTCAAGACCAACAGTGTCAGCAACATTATCCAGCAGGGAGGCACCATTCTGAAAACAGCTCGTTCACTCGAGTTCATGACCGAAGAGGGACGAAAGATCGCTTATGAGAACATGCAGAAGCATGGTATCGATGCCCTTGTGGTAATTGGTGGTGACGGATCGCTCACCGGTGCCAGTATCTTTGCAAACGAGTTCAACATCCCGGTGGTTGGTCTCCCCGGTACCATCGACAATGACCTTAATGGCACTGATACAACCATCGGCTACGACACTGCACTCAACACCATCATGGAGTCGATGGACAAAATACGCGACACTGCCACCTCACACGAACGACTCTTCTTCGTAGAGGTGATGGGACGAAATTGTGGCTACCTGGCACTCAACAGTGCCATCGCCTCCGGTGCCGAGGCAGCTATTATCCCGGAGATCAGCATTGAGAAAGACCAGTTGGGTGAACTGATTGAGCAGGGATTCCGCAAATCAAAGAGCAGTAGCATGGTTCTGGTTACCGAGAGCGAGGTGACCGGTGGCGCCATGAAACTTGCACAGCGGGTGAAGAAGGAGTATCCACAGTACGACGTACGTGTTTCTATCCTGGGGCACCTGCAACGTGGAGGGTCACCTACGGCGCAGGATCGCATTCTGGCCAGCCGCATGGGTATTGCCGCCATCCAGGCATTGCTGGAACACCAGCGTAATGTGATGATTGGCATCAGGGAGAATGAGATTGACTATGTGCCTTTCAAGCGAGCCATCCGTAAAGAAAGAGAGATCAGCGAGGAGTTGCTTGAAGTGCTGCGCATCTCATCAATCTGA